A segment of the Nostoc sp. TCL26-01 genome:
ACAGGAACACCAGGTTCTTTTTCCAAATCAAAATTAATCACTTCCCAGCAAGGATCATCTGCTGATTCAGGACTAAATTCTACAGGTAAACCGTATAGTCTGGCAGATGATGTTTCTGGTTGTCCAGAACGCCAAGGTGTGCTGCGTTCTAAATAACCACTCATCAATTCCTGATAACGTTTAGCGATAATTACCTTTGTAGCTCGGTAGCCTTGGGTATACAACTTGTCTAGGGCTTCGTGGATTTCAAACCGGATACCATCAGGATGAGTATGCTGTCTGAACCACTCGTTGTTCCACCTACGCCAATGTCGCCCTGATTGTAGATGAACTAATTCTCCGTTTTTTGGATTAGCCTCAAAAGCGCCATGACGAGGACATAAATAGGTATCAGTGAGTGTCAGCGCCGGAATTGTTTGCCGACAATGGGGACACTGTATGTCAGGGCCAAATATAGGGTACTGCAAGCCTGGATTCATCATGAAGTGCATACAAACATAGTTTCGTCTTCACCAGCACCAGTGGGTTAGATTTTACACTTCGGCTCCACCACGTTGGGGGACTGTTCTCGCCGCACGGACTCAGTGTTGCAGTAAGAACAATTTTTACCGTCGTTTTCCTCAATTTGGAGGCTTGACACTATGATATCCTGGTTTTGCAACCAGCCGCCAAAGGTGGAGTTTCTCCAGTGTTCCTGGGTACCATATTCATATTCTATCGTGTCTACCACTTCTTCTTACTGGCCTTCTGTCGATTTTTCTCAAGCCGCCTTCATTGCTGCCAATGCAGTCGTCGTCGGTTCAGTCAATATAGCAGCCGGAGCTAGCATTTGGTATGGGGCTGTAGTTAGGGGAGATGTAGAACGCATTGAGATTGGCGAATGCACGAATATTCAAGATGGGGCAATCTTACACGGTGATCCTGGCTTGCCCACAATCTTAGAAGATCATGTAACCATAGGACACCGTGCCGTCATCCACTCTGCTCACATTGAACGTGGTAGTTTAATTGGCATTGGCGCAGTCATTTTAGATGGAGTCAGAGTCGGCGCTGGAAGCATCGTTGGTGCTGGGTCAGTGGTCACTAAAAATATACCCCCCTTATCTCTAGTTGTCGGCATTCCCGGCAAAATTTCCCGCCCCATCAGCCCAGAAGAAGCAGCCGACCTCATCGAACACGCCGAACGTTACAAAAAGTTAGCCTTCGTTCACGCAGGCAAGGGAACGGATATTGGGTTTTATGGGTAATAGGGAATGGGGACTGGGGAATGGGGACAAGGGGACAAGGGGACAAGGGGACAAGGGGACAATGACCATTGACCATTGACCATTGACCATTGACCATTGACCATTGACCATTGACCATTGACCATTGACCATTGCCCCAACTTAAACTTTCTTTACAAATAGATGTAGAAAAGTTGCCCACTTCAGCTAAAAATAAAAATGAGGACAGTTGACAAAAATTTAATTTCTACTTGATAGAGGGGTTCTAGAAATGGATATTGATTTTCGTGTAGCGATCGTTTTAGCACCAATAGCAGTTGCTGCTGGTTGGGCTGTTTTTAACATTGGTGCTGCGGCTTTAAGACAAGTTCAGAACTTTTTGAACAGAGAAGCTTAAACTCAGTTAGAGTTTTTCAGTTGAAATCGGCTGTTCCTTTTCAGGTACAGTCGATTTTTTGGTCAGGAAATGAGAAAACGTTGGTTACTTGACACCTGACACTAAGCCGAAGCGAATTAAGCCACGCTGATAACCACGACTCATCAACCCCAGTGACAATGCTCCTTGGATGGTAGTCCAACCAGCGCGGAGTAAGCCAAAAATTGCTTGAGGAGTGATGGCGGAATCAATTACCACATTCCAAAAGGGAGCAACAGCTGTTGACCAATCAGCAGTGCGGATATTGTTTAATGGTAGTTGACGAGCGATCGCTGTATACTCCGGTAAGGAAATGACATAAGGTAGACAATATACCCGATAAATATCTGCTAAATGCTTTTGTTCATCGGCCGTTAGTGGTGATTCATCAGTTGGACGATGACACCAAGTCACCATGATAAAAGTACCACCCGGTTTTAATACTCGGTAACACTCTTGCATAAACTTAGTTTTGTCTGGCATATGTTCACCACTTTCTAACGACCAAACTAAATCGAAAGAGTTATCAGCAAAAGGCATTGCTTGGGCATTGGCTACTAAAAACTGACTTCTAGCGCTCAAATTGGCTTCCTTCGCCCGTTCAGTTGCTCTAGCGGCTTGTACTGGGCTTAAAGTTATCCCTGTAGCTTGACCATGAAATTTCTCTGCTAAGTATAAAGAACTACCACCAATCCCACAGCCTACATCCAAGATATTTTCTGCTGTTTGCACACCTGCCCAAGTAAGTAATTCTTCGATTAAATCAATTTGTGCCTGACGACGGTTTTTTTGTACTGTCCCATCTGCACCATAGTAGCCGTGGTGCATATGTTCGCCCCAAATTTCTTCCCACAAGCCAGAGGAAGCATCGTAAAATTGCTGAATTTGCTGGTAAAGTGTTGCACTCATGAAAAAACCAGTGTTAAGACAAAAAAGAATTTCCCAAAATATATCCGTAGGCTACCATGTGTGTTTTTAATTAGATAAGAAAGTTTTTTGTTGTAGTGTCTTCTTAAGGAATAAACACCATTACAGACTTTAATAATTGGGGATTTTGAATTAACTATGACTGTTTCACGGACAATTTGCTTAGGTTTTCTGGCTGTCATTGCCTTGGGAACTATTTTATTAATGATGCCTTTCTCAACTAGCAGTGGTAACTGGAATGACCTAATTGTGGCGTTGTTTACTTCCACATCGGCAGTTTGTGTAACTGGGTTGTCCGTAGTTGATCCTGGCACTTATTTTTCCTTCTGGGGTCAGTTGTTTATTGCCTTACTAGCACAGATTGGTGGCTTGGGATACATGACAACCACCACATTTCTGATTTTGTTAATTGGACGTAGATTTGACCTCCGGCAAAAAGTTGCTATTCAACAGGCCTTAGACAGGCCAGGGATGAATGGTAGCGCCCAAGTAATTCGCTCAATTATGGCTACAACGTTGATTTTTGAGATTACTGGGGTGTTTTTGCTATTACCTGCGTTTGTGCCTGATTATGGTTGGAGTCAAGGACTGTGGTTAGCAATTTTTCATAGTATTAATGCTTGGAATAACGCTGGTTTTAGTTTGTTTAAAGATAATCTCATTGGCTATCAATCATCATTGTTGGTAGTGTTGACAATTACAGGCTTAATTATCTTTGGTGGGATTGGTTATCAGGTAATTTTAGAAGCTTATATTTGGTTGCGCGATCGCCTACTGAAAAAAAAGATTAGTCAAGTATTTTCTCTAGATTTTAAAGTTGCGACTAGCACGACTTTAATCTTATTAGTTTTGGGAACAATAGCATTTTTCTGCATAGAAATTAGAAATCCAGAAACATTTGGTTCACTGAATTTATCTGACCAGTTTTTAGTCGCTTGGTTTCAATCAGTCACACCGCGAACTGCTGGTTTTAATACCGTAGATATTGGGAAAATGACCAATGCCGGATTATTTATCATGATTGCTTTGATGTTTATCGGTGCTAGCCCTGGTGGCACAGGTGGCGGTATCAAAACTACTACACTCAGAGTTTTAACTAGCTGTACTAAAGCAATTTTGCATGGTAAAGAAGAAGTTTTATTGTATGAACGGAAGATAGCAATCTCTCTGATTTTAAAAGCTGTTGGTGTTTTAGTAGGTTCTGTCGCTACTGTCATTCTAGCCACAATTTTTATATCCCTCACAGACCCCAAATTAGACTTTATTCAAATTCTATTTGAAGTCGTATCAGCATTTGCGACAGTTGGTCTTTCCACGGGAATTACTGGTGCTGTTTCTCCAGTAGCAAAAATAGTTTTAATTATCACAATGTACGTAGGAAGAGTTGGTGTTTTACTGCTAATGTCCGCCGTACTCGGAGATCCCCGCCCCACAAGGATTCATTATCCTGAAGAGAATTTACTTGTGGGATAGTTGGGGAATAGGCAATAGCGAGACTTAGACAGGGTATAAGTCATACTCACTAATATTTCTCTCTGTGTCTCCGTGTCTCTGTGGTTGAATTAAATATTTTTTACCACAAAGCCACAAAGACATGGGAATAAGCTGGAAATCTGCGCAGCATAATGTTAACTTTAGTAAAAATTTTGGCAAATGGCAGGCAAGTAGTGATATGGAGTGATTTACTCAGTAAATAACTTAGCAATTTGGGTTAAATCTACATTTCCGCCACTGATAATTACACCTATTTTCATACCTGGTGCAGTCACAACATTTTCAAGTATGGCAGCAGCAGCTAGTACACCGGTGGGTTCAACGACTATTTTCAGCCGTTCCCAGAGAAAAAACATCGTGCGAATAATGGCTGCTTCTGATACTGTCACCATATCATCAACGTATTGCAGCACTAGCGGAAAGGTGATTTGGCCTAAGCTAGGTGTTCGCGCCCCATCGGCAATGGTATCTGAATTTGTGACTGTTTGCAGAGTTTTTGTATAAAAGGAACGGGTAGCATCGTCAGCTAGTGTGGGTTCTACGCCAATTACTCGCAAATTGGGGAAAAGGGCTTTAGCCGCGATCGCACAACCAGCAATTAACCCCCCACCACCACAACAAACCAATAACAAATCTAGTTCGCCCACTTCTTGAACTAGTTCTAGTGCAGTCGTACCTTGTCCAGCAATCACATGGGGATGATCGTAGGGGGGAATCAGGGTAAGATGGCGATCGCTGGCTAGATTGTGAGCTAATTCTTCTCGATTGGTTTGCTGTCTGTTGTATAAGATGACCTCTGCACCGTAACTTCGAGTAGCCGTTTGCTTGACTCCAGGAGCATCATCTGGCATGACAATAGTTGTGGGAATATGGAGTAGCTGCCCAGCTAAGGCGATCGCTTGTCCATGATTACCTGATGAAAAAGTCAGCACACCTTGCTGTTTTTGTGCTGGCGATAGCTGCGCCAAGGCATTGTAAGCACCCCTAAACTTAAAAGCCCCGGTACGTTGAAAATTTTCGCATTTAAAAAATACTTGACTCTGGGTGCGATCGTTGACGATTCTGGAAGTTAATACAGGTGTGTGGTGAGCAATCCCAGAAAGCCGTTGCTGTGCTGCTTGTATATCATTGATGCTGACGGGGTGAAACTGTGACATTAAATAGCATTGTGAAACATACTTGCTTTTTATTTTGAACGAAATCCCCAAAGAGAAATAGTAGAGACGTTGCATTGCAAAGTCTCTACATAATTCATGTGTATGATGATTAACGTGACATGGGATAAATCAATAAACAGCAGCCAATAATTTATCGATTGCTGCTCGAAATGCCGTAGCTGCACCAGCACTCATATCACGAGGCGCGCAAATCCGATTCCGCAAATATGCAAAAGCGATCGCCCCCACAGCAGCGAAAGTAGGATCAATACTGCTATTTTTGCCACCAGTCCGACCACCCGGTAAAAATTCTCCATTACCATGCAGTAAATAATCAGCCAATTGTCGCAGGTGAAAATCAACAGCTTGCTTAACTGTGGTATAATCACCGTCTGCGGCTAAAGCTTGGACTCCAGAATTTTTGATAATATCGGCGATCGCTACTTCTCGATTATCACTCAATCTCTCAGCCGCCTCGGCGCGATATTGAATCTTCTCGCTATCTGCTACATCCAGAGGTAAAGGATTCCCAATCGGTTCCACACCCCATCTGCGACGCAAGAGTAAATTGTTAGTAACATTATCCGACTTCACCCGATGATAAGCCGGACGCTGATTCAGTGCTTCAAACCAAGCATTAATCCCAGGAAAGCGCGGATTTCCTTTGAGATGATATCCCCGATACACAGGTAAATTAGCCACTAATCTATCTAGATGGGGGCTATACAGAATATCTACCAAGCTAAACGTACTAACAAAGTAGGGGCCAGGATATTTAGCCAAAGCTTGCTCAAGTTCATCTAACTTCGCCTCAAATGCTGCTTGTAAGTTTGCCAACTCATCAGCATCTACAGTTACTTCTCTGAGAAATTTATAAGCAATCTCTCTAAACCCGTTAGTCTCAGCCTCCTCAACCAACTGTCTCGCAACCGCATTTTCCTCTGGATTTTCTGGTAATAATGCAGGATGAGGAAACCGATCTTCTAAAGCCAAGAGAATATCTTTAGATTCATATACCAACTTTCCTTCAATCTTGGCAGCCGGCACAAGGGTTGTAGGAACTAGGTCAGTGTACCATTTAGGTTTATTACTTAAATCAATAAACTCCGTTGCAAAAGGAATTTCCTTTTCTTCTAGCGCAAACCAAACTCGCTCACAAAAAGGACACCAAGAATTAGTATCTCGATAAAGCAAAACTGGCAATTCTGTGTCTGGGGGAAGTTTGTGTAAACTGCTGGGAATGGGTGCAGTAGAGGGAGACTGTCCTGGCCTCTTTACCCGACGCGCAGAGGTATGATTTCTCGCAGTTTCTAAAAGTTCTTCCCAATTTGATACTGTGTTTGGTATGGACATTTTTTACCTCGCTTTACTAGGAACGCCAGAAAACACAAATAACTGTTGTTCTTGAGGTTGGTTTACACTTTCACCCAGGTAACGATGAATACCTACAGCCATGTCTCCTGTAGCCGTGAGTTGAAAATTAATTTCCTCAAACCCAGATGCAGACAAAATTTTCCGTACATTGTCAGAGTAGGGAATACCGTTAGAGTGTCCGCGAGTCCAGATAACAAAAGCACCCGGTTTACTCAGAAAACTCAAGTTATTGATTAAGCGATCGAGTTCTTCATTCA
Coding sequences within it:
- a CDS encoding TIGR02652 family protein, translating into MMNPGLQYPIFGPDIQCPHCRQTIPALTLTDTYLCPRHGAFEANPKNGELVHLQSGRHWRRWNNEWFRQHTHPDGIRFEIHEALDKLYTQGYRATKVIIAKRYQELMSGYLERSTPWRSGQPETSSARLYGLPVEFSPESADDPCWEVINFDLEKEPGVPVRYPYFRLFE
- a CDS encoding gamma carbonic anhydrase family protein, with protein sequence MISWFCNQPPKVEFLQCSWVPYSYSIVSTTSSYWPSVDFSQAAFIAANAVVVGSVNIAAGASIWYGAVVRGDVERIEIGECTNIQDGAILHGDPGLPTILEDHVTIGHRAVIHSAHIERGSLIGIGAVILDGVRVGAGSIVGAGSVVTKNIPPLSLVVGIPGKISRPISPEEAADLIEHAERYKKLAFVHAGKGTDIGFYG
- a CDS encoding photosystem II protein Y; protein product: MDIDFRVAIVLAPIAVAAGWAVFNIGAAALRQVQNFLNREA
- a CDS encoding methyltransferase domain-containing protein; amino-acid sequence: MSATLYQQIQQFYDASSGLWEEIWGEHMHHGYYGADGTVQKNRRQAQIDLIEELLTWAGVQTAENILDVGCGIGGSSLYLAEKFHGQATGITLSPVQAARATERAKEANLSARSQFLVANAQAMPFADNSFDLVWSLESGEHMPDKTKFMQECYRVLKPGGTFIMVTWCHRPTDESPLTADEQKHLADIYRVYCLPYVISLPEYTAIARQLPLNNIRTADWSTAVAPFWNVVIDSAITPQAIFGLLRAGWTTIQGALSLGLMSRGYQRGLIRFGLVSGVK
- a CDS encoding TrkH family potassium uptake protein, encoding MTVSRTICLGFLAVIALGTILLMMPFSTSSGNWNDLIVALFTSTSAVCVTGLSVVDPGTYFSFWGQLFIALLAQIGGLGYMTTTTFLILLIGRRFDLRQKVAIQQALDRPGMNGSAQVIRSIMATTLIFEITGVFLLLPAFVPDYGWSQGLWLAIFHSINAWNNAGFSLFKDNLIGYQSSLLVVLTITGLIIFGGIGYQVILEAYIWLRDRLLKKKISQVFSLDFKVATSTTLILLVLGTIAFFCIEIRNPETFGSLNLSDQFLVAWFQSVTPRTAGFNTVDIGKMTNAGLFIMIALMFIGASPGGTGGGIKTTTLRVLTSCTKAILHGKEEVLLYERKIAISLILKAVGVLVGSVATVILATIFISLTDPKLDFIQILFEVVSAFATVGLSTGITGAVSPVAKIVLIITMYVGRVGVLLLMSAVLGDPRPTRIHYPEENLLVG
- a CDS encoding threo-3-hydroxy-L-aspartate ammonia-lyase: MSQFHPVSINDIQAAQQRLSGIAHHTPVLTSRIVNDRTQSQVFFKCENFQRTGAFKFRGAYNALAQLSPAQKQQGVLTFSSGNHGQAIALAGQLLHIPTTIVMPDDAPGVKQTATRSYGAEVILYNRQQTNREELAHNLASDRHLTLIPPYDHPHVIAGQGTTALELVQEVGELDLLLVCCGGGGLIAGCAIAAKALFPNLRVIGVEPTLADDATRSFYTKTLQTVTNSDTIADGARTPSLGQITFPLVLQYVDDMVTVSEAAIIRTMFFLWERLKIVVEPTGVLAAAAILENVVTAPGMKIGVIISGGNVDLTQIAKLFTE
- a CDS encoding glutathione S-transferase family protein, producing MSIPNTVSNWEELLETARNHTSARRVKRPGQSPSTAPIPSSLHKLPPDTELPVLLYRDTNSWCPFCERVWFALEEKEIPFATEFIDLSNKPKWYTDLVPTTLVPAAKIEGKLVYESKDILLALEDRFPHPALLPENPEENAVARQLVEEAETNGFREIAYKFLREVTVDADELANLQAAFEAKLDELEQALAKYPGPYFVSTFSLVDILYSPHLDRLVANLPVYRGYHLKGNPRFPGINAWFEALNQRPAYHRVKSDNVTNNLLLRRRWGVEPIGNPLPLDVADSEKIQYRAEAAERLSDNREVAIADIIKNSGVQALAADGDYTTVKQAVDFHLRQLADYLLHGNGEFLPGGRTGGKNSSIDPTFAAVGAIAFAYLRNRICAPRDMSAGAATAFRAAIDKLLAAVY